The Citricoccus sp. K5 sequence GCGGTGTTCACGTCTGATCTCTCCAAGGGGCGTGGTCGGCAAATAGTGAAAATGAATTATGCCCGCGTATACCTCAACACCGGAATGACTGTTTCGTCTACGGTACCCAGCAGTTGCCTATGGCAATCTCTTCGCTTCGAAACTCGACTAAACGGACAGATTGTGGCCCAGTCCGGGGAATTTGTAGATGAGGCGCGGACCGTAGTGGCGGCCGTAGAGGTCGCCAAAACGGACTCCGCGACCACCGCCCTGGCAACACAGGGCGCAGGGCCGGTCACCCCGGCCATGCAGTTCACGGGGACGGCAGCAACAATCAGCGCCCCCGGTGATGCCTTCCGGATCGCAGACGATCTGGACGTGCGAGTCCTGCTCGCCATGGACGACTGGACTCCCACGCCCGGCCCAGGAACCACCATGACGCTCGTGTCCCGAGGGAAGGACACTGGCGGTCCCCAGTTCAAGTTCGAGCTGAACAACCTTGGAGGGCTGATCTTCCGATGGTCACTCACCGGGTCCTCCGCGTTCACCGCGGAGTCCTCGCTCGTACTACTGGCCAAGGTGCCCAACGGGTCGCCCCTGTGGGTCCGGGTCGCCTTCGATTCAGACAACGGGAACAGCGGGTCGGAGCTGTACTTCTACACCTCATCGGACGGCCGGACCTGAGCACCATTGGGAGTGCCCGTCAAGACGGCCGAGGTCGTGGACTTCGTGGCCTCCTCCGACCCGCTCCGCATCGGAGGATACGGGGAGGTTGCAGAGCAACCACTCACCGGGCGCGTCTTCGAGGTAGAGTCCCGCCTATGCCAGTGGCTAGGCCTCATCTCCTTTAGCCTCTACTTGACCCAAGAGCCCATCGTGATCGCGCTTGCGTACATCTTCGGCCCGGGGGGAGGCGTGGCTTGTGGCGCTCGTCGGAATCCCGTTGTCGCTGTTTGCGGGACGGGTATTCTACAAGCTCATCGAGTCGCCAAGCCACAAGTTGGCCCAACGAGTCGGAACCATGTTCCGCAAGCCCGTTCCAAACAATCGCGGCGAGCAACTATAGACTTCCCCGCGAGGTTGGCCACGACCACGGACCAACACGCTCCGCCACCCTGAGGCCCCGCCACCGTCCGGGGCCTTCGTCATGCACCGGCCGGAACCCTAGTTCCGACAAACAGGTGTCGCAGCCGCGCTTGGACTCACTGCCGCGACGACTAAGACCCTACCCGGCCACATCACCGGTATTACGACGCCGGCACCCAAGCTGCCACCATCCAGCCCGCCGGAACCACGCCCGCATTCATCGAGAAGACGGGGCTCGGGTTGTCTCTCGATCAGTCGAAGGTGCTCCGCATCCGATTCCGCACCGGGGACGCCGACGACGAATTCGAGCGAGCCGGGAACATCACCGTCTACGCCGGACCGGCAGGGATGGCACAGTACTTCCGATGGACGATCTTCAACAACATGCCTCGCACTGACACCCCCGGCTGGCACTACACCGCCGGCGGCAAATGGGCCTAGGTCACCCTGCCTTGGGTAGAAGCCCGGCTGGACGGCGCTACCCCCTCCAAGGCGAACATCGACTACGTCCGGCTCCGAGTGCAGTCCAACAGCAGCACCCCAGTTCTCTTCCGCTTCGGAAAAGTGGACGTGTCCGTAGACGAGGTGGCCCGCCTGATCCCCTTGGGGCCGTGTCCATCGTGTTCGATGACAACCACCGATACCAGTGCCTCCGCGCCTATGCGGGGAACGCTGTCCTGCATCGCGGACTCAGTGACTAACCCGGAACACACCACCCTGGGCCAGCTGCAGGAGATGCACGCCGACGATTGGGAAATCGCCTGTCACGCCAACTCAATAGCCGGCGGATCGAACTTCACAACCGTTCCGGCCGACCAGCTACGCCGCGAACTGGACGGGGTGCAGCAGTGGGCGGCGCGCAACGGGTTTCAAACCGAGCACATCGCATATCCCAGGGTGGCCACAACAGGTACGCGCTGCCGATCATCGCCGAGTACTTCACAACTGGGCGCACCACCACCAGGGACATGAACTTCGAGACCCTGCCCCCGGTAGACCCCTACTGGGTGCGGACCCGGCTGGTGTTCAACACTGACACGGTGGCCGGTATGAGGGAGCTCGTGGACAAGGCGGTAGCTGTAAAGGCGCGGCTGATCTTGACGTTCCACATCATCACCGAGGCCCCGTCCATCCCGGGTGCCGACCAGTTCGACCGCGAGAACTTCCGCCAGATCCCGGACCAAAATGCGTCCAAAGGTGTGGCCGTGTTGCCCTACGGCGAGGTTCTGGCCAAGGTCTGACAGGTCAGTAGCGTGCGCTTGCAACCAGTCGCCTGGTCGGCTTGCGGGTGCCGCGCTTCGGGCTTGAGGCTCTGCACTGGTCGCTCTTGAACTCCAAGGCCAACCAGGATGAAAAGGAAGTAGGTGACGGGCAGTGCTTCGATGGCTGAACCGGTGAGCCCGAAGGTGAGCAGTCCGACGAGAGCGACGACCGCTACCTGGCTTTCCTTGGTGGTGCGGTCCAGGCGACGCCAGACGGCGATGAACAGCGCGAGCCACAGCAGTCCACCGATCAGGCCACCCTCTACGAGCACCTTCAGTGCGAGGTTGTGGGGGGTCACATGATCACCAAGGGCGAACGCTGTCCCGAGGGTATCGCCGGCAGAGCCAGCCCCCCACCCAGTGAACGGCGACTCGCTGATCATCGAGAAGGCGTGTTCGTAGCCTGCGAACCTGTTCAGGAAGCGAGTATCACTGCCGAAGTCAAGAATCGATGCGGCCATGTCCATGACCCTCAGCCCGAAGGCTTCGGCCATCGCCACAACCAACACTCCCAGGGCCGCGAAGGCGCAGAAGCGCTTGAGGAAGAGGGTGAACGAGGTTGACATGATGATGATGGCGACGATGCACAGGGCCACAGCGACGTAGGCGACCCGGACGAGTGTCAGGTACGTAGCGAGCAAACCGACCAGGAGGCCGACCTTCGCCAGCCAGCCGCCTCCCTTGAAGCGAACCAAGGCCCAGCCGGTCAGCAGCACGCCGGCGGCAGCGGCATGGAATGGGCCTGCAAAGATGCCTTCCAGTCGCGCCTCACCGGCATAGAGCGCAGTATAGATGTCGGCGTCGCCGCGGTCCACGAG is a genomic window containing:
- a CDS encoding O-antigen ligase, with product MLLLAAFMFSSVLPTSLGAPLQILVLVGAFAEWFLNSRNRRGSNLIFLLTLVTVAYWALLIFHPNVPEMATGILGFRKTAAALGGLVLGCALPINQRLHAERYVALLLTGALVVSIIGHLWIPAIPALVDRGDADIYTALYAGEARLEGIFAGPFHAAAAGVLLTGWALVRFKGGGWLAKVGLLVGLLATYLTLVRVAYVAVALCIVAIIIMSTSFTLFLKRFCAFAALGVLVVAMAEAFGLRVMDMAASILDFGSDTRFLNRFAGYEHAFSMISESPFTGWGAGSAGDTLGTAFALGDHVTPHNLALKVLVEGGLIGGLLWLALFIAVWRRLDRTTKESQVAVVALVGLLTFGLTGSAIEALPVTYFLFILVGLGVQERPVQSLKPEARHPQADQATGCKRTLLTCQTLARTSP